Sequence from the Gloeocapsopsis dulcis genome:
GGCTTAACTTCGAACAGGCAGTGGAAACTGAGAAGCTAGAGTGCGGTAGGGGCAGAGGGAATTCCTGGTGTAGCGGTGAAATGCGTAGAGATCAGGAAGAACACCGGTGGCGAAAGCGCTCTGCTAGGCCGCAACTGACACTCAGGGACGAAAGCTAGGGGAGCGAATGGGATTAGATACCCCAGTAGTCCTAGCTGTAAACGATGGATACTAGGCGTTGCTTGTATCGACCCAAGCAGTGCCGTAGCTAACGCGTTAAGTATCCCGCCTGGGGAGTACGCACGCAAGTGTGAAACTCAAAGGAATTGACGGGGGCCCGCACAAGCGGTGGAGTATGTGGTTTAATTCGATGCAACGCGAAGAACCTTACCAGGGCTTGACATGCCCGGAATCTTGGGGAAACTCAAGAGTGCCTACGGGAACCGGGACACAGGTGGTGCATGGCTGTCGTCAGCTCGTGTCGTGAGATGTTGGGTTAAGTCCCGCAACGAGCGCAACCCTCGTTTTTAGTTGCCAGCATTAAGTTGGGCACTCTAGAAAGACTGCCGGTGACAAACCGGAGGAAGGTGGGGATGACGTCAAGTCAGCATGCCCCTTACGCTCTGGGCTACACACGTACTACAATGCTATGGACAAAGGGCAGCAAGTTAGCGATGACAAGCAAATCCCATAAACCATGGCTCAGTTCAGATCGCAGGCTGCAACTCGCCTGCGTGAAGGCGGAATCGCTAGTAATCGCCGGTCAGCCATACGGCGGTGAATACGTTCCCGGGCCTTGTACACACCGCCCGTCACACCATGGAAGCTGGCCACGCCCGAAGTCGTTACCCTAACCGCTTGCGGAGGGGGATGCCGAAGGCAGGGCTGGTGACTGGGGTGAAGTCGTAACAAGGTAGCCGTACCGGAAGGTGTGGCTGGATCACCTCCTTTTTAGGGAGACCTACCCAACAGTTGTTAGTAATGTAGCAATTGTCAGGTCAACCAAGGTCGTTGGAGACGAGATGTGAGGCTTTCAAACTATAGTTCGGTTCAGTGCAAACCGAGTTGGGGCTATTAGCTCAGGTGGTTAGAGCGCACCCCTGATAAGGGTGAGGTCCCTGGTTCGAGTCCAGGATGGCCCACCTGAAAAAAGTAAGTCACAGCAATAGGGAAAGATTAGTTGATATAGGAGTCAAGTTTGACTCAAGTAACTAATTTTAAGATATTGACGTCTCCGGATGGAAGTGATAAGCTAGAAAAGTTGAGAAAAATTCAGCACTGAGGCTAAAGCCGAGCTGCTGGAGGAATTCCAGCCAGAACCTTGAAAACTGCATAATCATGCCAATTAATATAATTGCAGGTAGGTCAAAGTAACTGATGAAATCATAAGTCAGTTAAATTCCTATAAGCCTAAATAAAAGCTACAGACACAAGACAAAAAGTGGTCAAGCTAATTAGGGCTGATGGTGGATACCTAGGCACACAGAGGCGAAGAAGGACGTAGCAACCGACGAAATACTCCGGGGAGCTGGAAGCAAGCATAGAGCCGGAGATGTCCGAATGGGGCAACCCTAAGTACTGCCGACTGAATATATAGGTCGGAAAGAGCGAACCCAGCGAACTGAAACATCTTAGTAGCTGGAGGAAGAGAAAGAAAACTCGATTCCCTAAGTAGTGGTGAGCGAACGGGGATAAGCCTAAACCAGAAGATTTTTCTTCTGGGGTAGTGGGACAGCGATATGGAATCAGAGTGTTAGACGAAGCAGTCGAATACTGCACCAGAGAAGGTGAAAGTCCTGTAGTCGAAAATGCAAAGATACTAGCTGAATCCCGAGTAGCACGGGGCACGAGAAATCCCGTGTGAATCAGCGAGGACCACCTCGTAAGGCTAAATACTACTGTGTGACCGATAGCGAAACAGTACCGCGAGGGAAAGGTGAAAAGAACCCCGGGAGGGGAGTGAAATAGAACATGAAACCGTCAGCCTGCAAGCAGTGGAAGGACGATTCAACGTCTGACCGCGTGCCTGTTGAAGAATGAGCCGGCGAGTTATAACGTGTGGCAGGTTAAGGTGAAACGCCGAAGCCAAAGCGAAAGCGAGTCTGAAGAGGGCGAATGTATTGTCACAGGTTATAGACCCGAACCCGGGTGATCTAACCATGTCCAGGATGAAGCTTGGGTAACACCAAGTGGAGGTCCGCACCGACCGATGTTGAAAAATCGGCGGATGAGGTGTGGTTAGGGGTGAAATGCCAATCGAACCCGGAGCTAGCTGGTTCTCCCCGAAATGTGTTGAGGCGCAGCGGCTGTGATGAAAGTCTGGGGGTAAAGCACTGTTTCGGTGCGGGCTGCGAGAGCGGTACCAAATCGAGGCAAACTCTGAATACCAGACTCCGAGCAGCTAGTGAGACGGTGGGGGATAAGCTTCATCGTCAAGAGGGAAACAGCCCAGACCACCAGCTAAGGTCCCCAAATTGTCACTAAGTGATAAAGGAGGTGGGAGTGCAAAGACAACCAGGAGGTTTGCCTAGAAGCAGCCATCCTTGAAAGAGTGCGTAATAGCTCACTGGTCAAGCGCTCCTGCGCCGAAAATGAACGGGGCTAAGTGACATACCGAAGCTGTGGGATATGAAAATATCGGTAGGGGAGCGTTCCGCGATAGGGTGAAGCACTAGCGGCAAGCAGGTGTGGACGAAGCGGAAGTGAGAATGTCGGCTTGAGTAGCGAAAACATTGGTGAGAATCCAATGCCCCGAAACCCTAAGGGTTCCTCCGGCAGGTTCGTCCACGGAGGGTTAGTCAGGACCTAAGGCGAGGCCAAACGGCGTAGTCGATGGACAACGGGTGAACAATCCCGTACTGACAATAAGTAGTGCAGAGGGACACAGAAGGCAAAGCCAGCCGGATGTTGGTTACCGGTTCAACCATACGAGGTGATGAGAAGCGGCGAAAACGCTTTGAGCTGAGGTGGGAGTACGAGGTGCTACGGCACCGAAGTGGTGTAGTCAAGCTGTCAAGAAAAGCTCTAGACACGTTAACTTATTGTTACCTGTACCCGAAACCGACACAGGTAGGGAGGTTGAGTATACTAAGGGGCGCGAGATAACTCTCTCTAAGGAACTCGGCAAAATGGCCCCGTAACTTCGGAAGAAGGGGTGCCCACGAGAGTGGGTCGCAGTGAAGAGATCCAGGCGACTGTTTACCAAAAACACAGGTCTCCGCAAAGTCGAATGACGACGTATGGGGGCTGACGCCTGCCCAGTGCCGGAAGGTTAAGGAAGTTGGTCAGGGAGAAATCCTGAAGCTGACGACTGAAGCCCCGGTGAACGGCGGCCGTAACTATAACGGTCCTAAGGTAGCGAAATTCCTTGTCGGGTAAGTTCCGACCCGCACGAAAGGCGTAACGATCTGGATGGTGTCTCAGAGAGAGACTCGGCGAAATAGGAATGTCTGTGAAGATACGGACTACCTGCACCTGGACAGAAAGACCCTATGAAGCTTTACTGTAGCCTGGAATTGGGTTCGGGCTTTGCTTGCGCAGGATAGGTGGGAGGCGTTGAACTACTCCTTGTGGGGAGTAGGGAGCCAACGGTGAGATACCACTCTGGCGAAGCTAGAATTCTAACCTGTAGCCATGATCTGGCACGGGAACAGTTTCAGGTGGGCAGTTTGACTGGGGCGGTCGCCTCCTAAAAGGTAACGGAGGCGCGCAAAGGTTCCCTCAGCACGGTTGGAAATCGTGCGGCGAGTGTAAAGGCAAAAAGGGAGCTTGACTGCAAGAGCAACAACTCAAGCAGGGACGAAAGTCGGCCTTAGTGATCCGACGGCACTGTGTGGAAGGGCCGTCGCTCAACGGATAAAAGTTACTCTAGGGATAACAGGCTGATCTCCGCCAAGAGTTCACATCGACGCGGAGGTTTGGCACCTCGATGTCGGCTCATCGCAACCTGGGGCGGAAGTACGTCCCAAGGGTTGGGCTGTTCGCCCATTAAAGCGGTACGTGAGCTGGGTTCAGAACGTCGTGAGACAGTTCGGTCCATATCCGGTGCAGGCGCAAGAGCATTGAGAGGAGTCCTCCTTAGTACGAGAGGACCGGGAGGAACGCACCGCTGGTGTACCAGTTATCGTGCCAACGGTAAACGCTGGGTAGCCAAGTGCGGCGTGGATAACCGCTGAAAGCATCTAAGTGGGAAGCCCACCTCAAGATGAGTGCTCTCACTACAATAAGTAGGTAAGGTCACAGGGAGAACACCTGTTAATAGGCGCTAGGTGGAAGAGCAGTAATGTTTGTAGCCGAGGCGTGCTAATAGACCGAGGGCTTGACCTCACAATCAAAGTTCAGTGAGCAAAAGTTAAGCTAATGCAATTAAGTTGGCATGATTATGCAGTCTTCAGGAGTTCTGCAGGACTGGGAAGATGAAGATAACAGCAACAGTTCTCCACTAGTCTTCCTGGTGCGGTTAGCGCAGTGGCACCACACTGACTCCATCCCGAACTCAGAGGTGAAACGCTGCAGCGGCGACGATACTTTGGGGGTAGCCCCTCGGTACAATAGCTCCGTGCCAGGTTTATTAATATTGAAAAACCTTCCTCAACTCTGATCGTTGAGGAAGGTTTTTGCTGAAATTTAAACATCGCCTCAAACGTTCATAAAGCCACCATCAACAACGAGATCTGCTGCGGTCATGTAGGAAGACTCGCCGCTGGCAAGAAAAACGGCACTGAGAGCAATTTCTTCCGGTTTACCAAACCGTCTTAAGGGGGTAGATTGCTTAATATAGTCTTTAAAGCTGTCGAGTATCTCTGGTGGTAGTCCCATCTTGCTTTGAAAATTAGTCGGTACAAAGCCAGAACTGAGGGCATTCACACGGATATTGCGAGATGCCAGTTCAGCTGCCAAGGTTCGAGCAAATGATCGCACTGCTGCTTTTGTGGCAAAGTATACACTGCCCATTGCTACACCTTTTTCATTCACTGCTGAAGCATTCAAGATGACGCTTGCCCCTTCATTTAGTAGTTCAGCAAGCTTTTGCACGGTGAAAAATACACCTTTGGCGTTGATATCAAACTGATCGTCGTAAAACACTTCGTCTATCTCATCTAGTGGCGCAAACAAGCCGATGCC
This genomic interval carries:
- a CDS encoding SDR family oxidoreductase; amino-acid sequence: MARLNNKTAVITGGTTGIGFETAKQFVVEGARVIITGQNEERLQSAAKELGVIPARVDMRSLHDLNTLAAQVKAEFGGLDILFANAGIGLFAPLDEIDEVFYDDQFDINAKGVFFTVQKLAELLNEGASVILNASAVNEKGVAMGSVYFATKAAVRSFARTLAAELASRNIRVNALSSGFVPTNFQSKMGLPPEILDSFKDYIKQSTPLRRFGKPEEIALSAVFLASGESSYMTAADLVVDGGFMNV